A genomic region of Clavibacter michiganensis subsp. insidiosus contains the following coding sequences:
- a CDS encoding LLM class flavin-dependent oxidoreductase — MTHLERVPLNVLDLAPRPFGGTNADAVAGSIQLAQAAEAAGYSRFWVAEHHGMPGIASSAPAVLLAGIAARTSTIRVGSGGVMLPNHTPLVVAEQFGTLRALYGDRIDLGIGRAPGTDGATAMALRRSEAGLGVDDFPHQLVDLVGFFTGGMADDNPLRGITAVPGLGDVPQMWLLGSSGYSAQVAAALGIRFAFAHHFAGDRTEQALALYRERFQPSDDLAAPHSAIAVSVIADEDPDVVEREARAGRITWLRMRQGGKTQPVDPAEAAA; from the coding sequence GTGACCCACCTCGAACGCGTCCCGCTGAACGTCCTCGACCTCGCCCCGCGCCCCTTTGGCGGCACGAACGCCGACGCCGTCGCCGGCAGCATCCAGCTCGCCCAGGCCGCCGAGGCCGCGGGCTACTCGAGGTTCTGGGTCGCCGAGCACCACGGGATGCCCGGCATCGCGAGCTCCGCTCCGGCCGTGCTCCTCGCGGGCATCGCCGCGCGCACGTCCACCATCCGCGTCGGCAGCGGCGGCGTCATGCTGCCGAACCACACGCCTCTCGTCGTGGCCGAGCAGTTCGGCACCCTCCGGGCGCTCTACGGCGACCGCATCGACCTCGGCATCGGCCGGGCCCCCGGCACGGACGGCGCGACCGCGATGGCGCTGCGGCGCAGCGAGGCGGGCCTCGGCGTCGACGACTTCCCGCATCAGCTCGTCGACCTGGTCGGCTTCTTCACCGGCGGCATGGCGGACGACAACCCGCTGCGCGGGATCACGGCCGTCCCGGGGCTCGGCGACGTCCCGCAGATGTGGCTCCTCGGATCCAGCGGCTACTCCGCGCAGGTCGCCGCGGCCCTTGGGATCCGCTTCGCCTTCGCGCACCACTTCGCCGGCGACCGCACCGAGCAGGCGCTCGCGCTGTACCGCGAGCGCTTCCAGCCGAGCGACGACCTCGCGGCGCCCCACAGCGCCATCGCGGTGAGCGTCATCGCCGACGAGGACCCGGACGTCGTCGAGCGCGAGGCGCGCGCCGGCCGCATCACGTGGCTCCGCATGCGCCAGGGCGGCAAGACCCAGCCCGTGGATCCGGCCGAGGCCGCCGCCTAG
- a CDS encoding sortase yields MLAKTLAGAFVALAITVSAPLAAQAENYVPKDSTVACSGMSVTPAAVAPGESVRISGVAGSFTAGETVAVRLSATVGAPAAAGDPAASVTAAADGSVSGSLVVPATASGTWRANQTAASGDHWCGIVSVVPASARPAADGGSLPVTGGTLPTGLAITGGGLLLAGAAAAGIAAARRRRAS; encoded by the coding sequence ATGCTGGCCAAGACCCTGGCGGGCGCGTTCGTCGCGCTCGCGATCACCGTTTCCGCTCCCCTGGCCGCCCAGGCGGAGAACTACGTCCCCAAGGACTCCACCGTCGCCTGCAGCGGCATGTCCGTCACCCCGGCCGCCGTCGCGCCCGGCGAGTCCGTCCGGATCTCCGGCGTCGCCGGGTCCTTCACCGCGGGCGAGACCGTCGCGGTGCGCCTCTCCGCGACGGTCGGCGCGCCCGCCGCCGCCGGCGACCCCGCAGCATCCGTCACCGCGGCGGCCGACGGCTCCGTCTCCGGCTCGCTCGTCGTCCCCGCGACGGCCTCCGGCACCTGGCGTGCCAACCAGACCGCCGCGTCGGGCGACCACTGGTGCGGCATCGTGTCCGTCGTCCCGGCGAGCGCGCGCCCGGCGGCGGACGGCGGCTCGCTCCCCGTCACCGGCGGCACGCTGCCCACCGGCCTCGCGATCACCGGCGGAGGGCTGCTCCTTGCCGGTGCCGCGGCCGCGGGCATCGCGGCGGCCCGCCGGCGCCGCGCGTCCTGA
- a CDS encoding VanZ family protein has product MDPAASAPPPGATAEGTGPAQSPWGAQRDRERRRVRRRQAAVLLVAYVALVGLITLTPDSVDRGVYPYLMRGVLFVQHHGIPGFRYSMIEEVANVALFAPLGMLGVLALGAPRWWLVVLAGTAMSASVELAQGAFLPARVASVTDVAANGAGALLGATTAGIVAARTRRRGRIRS; this is encoded by the coding sequence ATGGATCCCGCCGCCTCCGCTCCCCCGCCGGGCGCGACGGCGGAGGGCACCGGGCCCGCGCAGTCGCCGTGGGGCGCGCAGCGGGACCGCGAGCGTCGACGCGTCCGCCGACGGCAGGCCGCCGTGCTCCTCGTGGCGTACGTCGCCCTGGTCGGGCTGATCACGCTCACCCCCGACAGCGTCGACCGCGGCGTGTACCCGTACCTGATGCGGGGCGTGCTGTTCGTGCAGCACCACGGCATCCCCGGGTTCCGCTACTCGATGATCGAGGAGGTCGCCAACGTCGCCCTGTTCGCGCCGCTGGGCATGCTCGGCGTGCTGGCCCTTGGGGCTCCGCGCTGGTGGCTCGTCGTGCTCGCCGGGACCGCCATGTCGGCATCGGTCGAGCTCGCGCAGGGGGCGTTCCTGCCGGCGCGCGTGGCATCCGTCACCGACGTGGCGGCCAACGGCGCCGGCGCCCTCCTCGGCGCGACGACCGCGGGGATCGTCGCGGCCCGGACGCGACGACGCGGGCGGATCCGGTCGTGA
- a CDS encoding DUF4012 domain-containing protein — protein sequence MTVAVAAIASILVLWIVWVAARALLARGELEQAVPLASSVQRDLLAGDSAGASANVAQLRDHSARAVSLTGDPVWAVTEHVPFVGPNLRAFREISGVVDRIGEDALQPVVGIAGTLDIASLTPKDGKLDLDPIVAAQEPVRQADDALDAALTDVTAIDTGSTIRPVADAVARLEDTVGKAAETLAVVRHVTDLAPAMLGADGDRSYLLMFQNNAEVRSTGGIPGALALVRTGGGAFSLAGQDSARAFPRLTEPALPLDPQTAGLYGTITGRYMQDVTLTPEFPQAAPLAAEMWRLKHGDAVDGAISIDPVALSYLLEATGPITLATGDVLRSDDAVDLLLHDVYLRYPNPDVQDAVFASVADSVFAKVSSGDVDPAALVKALGHAAEERRILIWNSRADEQATLAGTTFQGSLPTTNDESTVFGVFLNDSTGAKMDYFLSLRTTLAMAMCRDDGRPDYRTEVILGSTAPADAASLPFVVTGGGVYGVAPGDIKTRVAVYGPPGTVPLRVHIDGEEAAFQPEVVGGRAVAQVEVTLTPGQEVRISVDTLGDKKTDTPLSIVTTPVIDTIATEFRSLSCDASQ from the coding sequence GTGACGGTCGCCGTCGCCGCGATCGCCAGCATCCTCGTGCTCTGGATCGTGTGGGTCGCCGCCCGCGCCCTCCTCGCCCGCGGCGAGCTCGAGCAGGCGGTGCCGCTCGCGTCCTCCGTGCAGCGCGACCTCCTCGCGGGCGACTCCGCCGGGGCCTCCGCGAACGTCGCGCAGCTGCGCGACCACTCCGCGCGCGCGGTGTCGCTCACGGGCGATCCCGTGTGGGCCGTCACCGAGCACGTGCCCTTCGTGGGCCCGAACCTCCGGGCCTTCCGCGAGATCTCCGGCGTCGTCGACCGCATCGGCGAGGACGCGCTGCAGCCCGTGGTCGGCATCGCCGGCACGCTCGACATCGCGAGCCTCACGCCGAAGGACGGGAAGCTCGACCTCGACCCGATCGTGGCCGCGCAGGAGCCCGTCCGCCAGGCGGACGACGCGCTCGACGCGGCGCTGACCGACGTGACGGCCATCGACACCGGCAGCACCATCCGGCCCGTCGCCGACGCGGTCGCGCGCCTGGAGGACACGGTCGGGAAGGCCGCCGAGACGCTGGCCGTCGTGCGCCACGTCACCGACCTCGCGCCCGCCATGCTCGGCGCCGACGGCGACCGGAGCTACCTGCTCATGTTCCAGAACAACGCCGAGGTGCGCTCCACGGGCGGCATCCCCGGCGCGCTCGCGCTCGTCCGCACGGGAGGCGGCGCGTTCTCGCTCGCCGGCCAGGACTCGGCGCGCGCCTTCCCGCGGCTCACGGAGCCGGCCCTGCCCCTGGATCCCCAGACCGCGGGCCTCTACGGCACCATCACCGGCCGATACATGCAGGACGTGACGCTGACGCCCGAGTTCCCCCAAGCCGCTCCGCTCGCCGCCGAGATGTGGCGGCTCAAGCACGGCGACGCGGTCGACGGCGCGATCAGCATCGACCCGGTCGCCCTCTCCTACCTGCTCGAGGCCACCGGCCCCATCACGCTCGCGACCGGCGACGTGCTCCGCTCCGACGACGCCGTCGACCTGCTCCTGCACGACGTGTACCTCCGGTACCCGAACCCGGACGTCCAGGACGCGGTCTTCGCGAGCGTCGCCGACTCGGTGTTCGCGAAGGTCTCCTCGGGCGACGTGGACCCGGCCGCGCTGGTGAAGGCGCTCGGGCACGCGGCCGAGGAGCGCCGCATCCTGATCTGGAACTCGCGCGCCGACGAGCAGGCGACCCTCGCGGGCACCACGTTCCAGGGGTCGCTCCCCACCACCAACGACGAGTCCACGGTCTTCGGCGTGTTCCTCAACGACTCGACCGGCGCGAAGATGGACTACTTCCTCTCGCTGCGGACCACGCTCGCGATGGCCATGTGCCGGGACGACGGCAGGCCGGACTACCGCACCGAGGTGATCCTCGGATCCACGGCCCCGGCCGACGCGGCCTCCCTGCCCTTCGTGGTCACGGGCGGCGGCGTCTACGGCGTGGCCCCCGGCGACATCAAGACACGCGTCGCGGTCTACGGACCACCCGGCACGGTGCCGCTGCGCGTGCACATCGACGGCGAGGAGGCGGCGTTCCAGCCCGAGGTCGTGGGCGGGCGGGCCGTCGCCCAGGTCGAGGTGACGCTGACGCCCGGCCAGGAGGTCCGCATATCCGTGGACACGCTGGGGGACAAAAAGACCGACACGCCGCTCTCGATCGTGACCACCCCGGTAATTGACACGATCGCGACAGAATTCCGTTCCCTGTCCTGCGACGCTTCCCAGTAG